One part of the Bdellovibrio bacteriovorus genome encodes these proteins:
- a CDS encoding helix-turn-helix domain-containing protein gives MPLARFLKNKRTCAALTQLEVGQRLGFHKSQFVSSMERGTSRPPIRVLKKMCEIYQIPETEMRKAYVHNAVVKAEARACDDWDNEDH, from the coding sequence ATGCCTCTCGCCAGATTCCTCAAGAATAAGCGGACGTGTGCAGCTTTGACTCAGCTTGAAGTTGGACAGCGTTTGGGTTTTCACAAGTCACAGTTTGTTTCAAGTATGGAGAGGGGAACCAGCCGTCCTCCTATTCGGGTCCTTAAGAAAATGTGCGAGATCTATCAAATTCCTGAAACGGAGATGAGAAAGGCATATGTCCACAATGCCGTCGTTAAAGCCGAAGCACGCGCCTGCGACGACTGGGATAACGAGGATCATTAA
- a CDS encoding MerR family transcriptional regulator: MLIGQLSKETGISRDTLRFYEKEGLIRSSLRENGYRDYSSAVVEELKLIQLAKTLGFSLKEIKSLKVALLKGELSREKVRLQLEKKLLWIEQQSQGLKMMKKLILEKLNNCDSPIC, encoded by the coding sequence ATGCTGATTGGACAATTATCCAAAGAAACCGGTATCTCCCGGGATACCTTGCGTTTTTATGAAAAAGAGGGGCTGATCCGCAGCTCATTAAGAGAAAATGGATACAGGGACTATTCGTCTGCGGTGGTGGAGGAGCTGAAGCTGATCCAGCTTGCCAAAACCCTGGGTTTCAGCCTGAAAGAAATCAAGAGTTTGAAAGTGGCCTTGCTGAAGGGAGAGCTGTCCCGAGAAAAAGTGCGTTTACAGCTTGAAAAGAAGCTTCTTTGGATCGAGCAGCAAAGTCAGGGTCTGAAAATGATGAAAAAGCTGATTCTGGAAAAATTGAATAATTGCGACTCGCCCATTTGTTAA
- a CDS encoding mechanosensitive ion channel family protein, whose amino-acid sequence MEDTELYQQLKQIWQMLNEPIFRIKDAEVSAASVLVSILLMVVAVYGSKLVSKIVVKQLSRRRVDSGVRDSIAKFVRYVLVVMGGIFALDNMGISISSLAAVGAVLMVGIGFGLQNVTQNFIAGIILLIERPIKVGDIIRVGDTSGKVIDIRVRSSIIQTRDDITIIVPNSKFIAEEVTNESLASGKIRQHITVGVAYGSDVALVKKILIAAALEHPEVVKEPKPNALLKDFGESSLDFDLRFWCQNIWRIESITSDIRSIIVERFKENKILIPYPQRDLHIVESSPQDSTSRAPTQNPELDH is encoded by the coding sequence ATGGAAGACACTGAATTGTATCAGCAGTTAAAACAGATCTGGCAGATGCTGAACGAGCCGATCTTTCGTATCAAGGATGCCGAGGTTTCTGCGGCCAGTGTTTTGGTTTCCATTTTGTTGATGGTTGTGGCCGTTTACGGATCGAAGCTGGTCAGTAAGATTGTGGTCAAGCAGCTTTCGCGCCGCCGGGTGGACAGCGGGGTGCGTGACTCCATCGCGAAGTTTGTGCGCTATGTGCTGGTGGTGATGGGGGGCATATTTGCCCTTGATAACATGGGGATCTCGATCAGCTCGTTGGCGGCAGTCGGGGCCGTCCTGATGGTCGGGATCGGCTTTGGTTTGCAAAACGTCACGCAAAATTTTATAGCCGGGATAATTTTACTGATAGAGCGTCCGATCAAGGTCGGCGACATCATTCGGGTGGGCGACACTTCTGGAAAAGTCATCGACATCCGGGTGCGTTCCTCGATCATCCAGACCCGGGATGATATCACCATCATCGTTCCCAATTCCAAATTCATCGCGGAAGAAGTCACCAATGAAAGTTTGGCCTCGGGCAAAATTCGCCAGCACATCACGGTGGGTGTGGCCTATGGTTCTGACGTGGCATTGGTGAAAAAGATTCTGATTGCAGCCGCTTTGGAGCATCCCGAGGTCGTAAAGGAGCCCAAACCCAATGCTTTGCTTAAAGACTTCGGGGAATCGTCGCTGGATTTCGATCTGCGCTTTTGGTGTCAGAATATCTGGCGCATCGAAAGCATCACCAGCGATATTCGTTCCATAATCGTGGAGCGTTTTAAGGAAAATAAAATACTCATTCCTTATCCACAGCGGGATCTGCATATAGTAGAGTCCTCACCTCAGGACTCTACCTCCCGGGCCCCGACACAAAATCCGGAGCTGGATCACTAG
- a CDS encoding DoxX family protein, translating into MKSKIKLFLRILLGAFLVYAGTGHLTWLRTEFLAQVPKWQPFDPDFVVVASGVVEILLGLSFLFLTRYKAQVGVVGGLFFIAIFPGNINQYVYQIDAFGLNTDKARLIRLFFQPVLVAWSLWCTGGWDYLKAQWRRRGT; encoded by the coding sequence ATGAAATCCAAAATCAAACTGTTTCTGAGAATTCTGCTCGGCGCTTTTCTAGTGTATGCTGGGACCGGACATTTGACATGGCTTCGCACCGAGTTCTTGGCTCAAGTTCCGAAGTGGCAGCCTTTTGACCCCGATTTCGTGGTGGTGGCTTCAGGAGTCGTTGAAATTTTGCTGGGCCTTAGTTTCCTGTTTCTGACCCGCTATAAAGCGCAGGTCGGAGTTGTCGGGGGGCTGTTTTTCATTGCGATTTTTCCTGGGAACATAAATCAGTACGTCTACCAGATTGATGCCTTTGGTTTGAATACGGACAAGGCAAGGTTGATTCGCTTGTTCTTTCAACCGGTCTTGGTGGCTTGGTCCCTGTGGTGTACTGGTGGTTGGGACTATTTGAAGGCGCAGTGGCGTCGTCGAGGGACGTAA
- a CDS encoding glycerophosphodiester phosphodiesterase family protein yields the protein MKRIFPSGMAFLVTVAFSLTALAQTTAPIQRRPFSGDTLGKNAVMCLIAKNMEVHGHRGIDGYANNTLASFKAAFDAGADTAELDLMITGDDQIVAAHDPIPNIKAERCSLHGKSLEKAALRHMSYAETSQIRCGERHYSEPRTEPIPLFREVFSAFKDYKVAGKPARLNIEIKYFKDQEQYFPAEDQYLDLIIKEIRQSGWSQDRFFVQSFNHETLKNLKAKAPEIDVVPLIWDARGALEAASKLGSRLVTTGWPQLTPEVVFGLHQKGIRVIAWTPNSVEELKWVIAAGADGVITDRADLFMKIRDELCE from the coding sequence ATGAAACGTATTTTTCCATCCGGCATGGCATTCCTGGTGACCGTGGCGTTCAGCCTGACAGCGCTGGCGCAAACAACGGCCCCTATTCAGCGCCGCCCCTTCAGTGGCGACACTTTGGGAAAAAATGCGGTGATGTGCCTGATTGCCAAAAATATGGAAGTCCACGGTCATCGTGGCATTGACGGATATGCCAACAACACTCTGGCTTCGTTCAAAGCCGCCTTTGACGCCGGAGCTGACACGGCAGAGCTGGATTTGATGATCACCGGTGATGATCAGATCGTCGCCGCCCACGATCCGATTCCCAATATCAAGGCCGAGCGCTGCTCGCTGCATGGCAAGTCCCTGGAAAAGGCCGCGCTTCGCCATATGAGTTACGCCGAAACATCGCAGATCCGCTGCGGAGAGCGACATTATTCAGAGCCCCGCACCGAACCCATCCCGCTTTTTCGCGAAGTATTTTCTGCTTTCAAAGACTATAAAGTCGCAGGCAAACCTGCCCGTCTGAACATCGAAATTAAATATTTCAAAGACCAGGAGCAGTACTTCCCCGCCGAAGATCAGTATCTGGATCTGATTATCAAAGAAATCCGCCAAAGCGGCTGGAGCCAGGATCGATTCTTTGTTCAGTCCTTTAATCACGAAACTCTGAAGAACCTGAAAGCCAAAGCTCCGGAAATCGACGTGGTGCCCTTGATCTGGGATGCGCGCGGAGCGCTGGAAGCGGCCTCGAAGCTGGGCAGTCGCCTGGTCACCACCGGCTGGCCCCAACTGACGCCCGAGGTGGTCTTCGGCCTGCATCAGAAAGGCATTCGCGTGATCGCGTGGACCCCGAACTCGGTGGAGGAATTAAAGTGGGTGATAGCCGCTGGGGCCGATGGAGTCATCACCGACCGCGCGGACTTGTTCATGAAAATCCGCGATGAACTGTGTGAATAG
- a CDS encoding MBL fold metallo-hydrolase, giving the protein MRKYLMILMAITAISFPSWSRDEKLNVKVLYTGTISPPEAETIKGGSWFKKFSMVHPAFFIQHPKGTFLFDTGLGHSIKTQVKDMVWWARSATKFIQKESAADQLKALGLKADRIILSHAHFDHSSGLIDFPSVPVEVLQEELDFLKTKNASPAIFPSLFNEQIVWQTYTLENKSYEGYAKSRDIFGDGSLILVGMPGHSPGSVGLFINLASGKRAFLVGDTVWNSDGITKGLPKFWISSKFADNKPDEVMTRILELQALQKKYPDLLIVPSHDAKAVGAFEEMMNRN; this is encoded by the coding sequence ATGAGAAAATATTTGATGATTTTAATGGCCATAACCGCAATCTCGTTCCCGAGCTGGTCTCGTGATGAGAAACTGAATGTGAAGGTTCTGTATACCGGAACCATTTCCCCGCCCGAGGCTGAAACTATCAAAGGAGGCTCGTGGTTTAAAAAGTTTTCCATGGTCCACCCCGCATTCTTTATCCAGCATCCGAAAGGGACATTCCTGTTTGATACCGGTTTGGGACATTCCATTAAAACTCAGGTGAAGGATATGGTTTGGTGGGCTCGATCAGCGACAAAGTTTATACAAAAAGAATCCGCCGCAGATCAACTGAAAGCCCTTGGACTTAAGGCAGACCGTATTATTCTGTCCCATGCCCACTTTGATCATTCCAGTGGCTTGATCGATTTTCCATCCGTCCCCGTCGAGGTTCTTCAAGAGGAACTGGACTTTTTAAAAACAAAAAATGCGTCTCCGGCAATCTTCCCCTCTTTGTTCAACGAGCAGATTGTATGGCAGACCTACACACTGGAAAACAAAAGCTATGAAGGCTATGCAAAAAGCCGCGACATCTTTGGTGATGGCAGTCTGATTCTGGTCGGAATGCCGGGGCATTCTCCGGGGTCTGTGGGTCTTTTCATCAATCTTGCCAGCGGCAAAAGAGCCTTTCTGGTCGGTGACACCGTATGGAATTCCGATGGGATCACCAAAGGGCTGCCCAAGTTCTGGATTAGCTCAAAATTCGCTGACAACAAACCCGATGAAGTCATGACCCGGATCCTGGAACTGCAGGCTTTGCAAAAAAAGTATCCGGATCTTCTGATAGTTCCAAGCCATGACGCCAAAGCCGTCGGGGCCTTCGAAGAAATGATGAACCGTAACTAG
- a CDS encoding zinc-binding dehydrogenase has product MFAARYVPGKKELSLVDIPKPTPGPLDVILKIRAAGICHSDLHVLHGEVPYKETFTMGHEACGEVVEKGSEVTENYSAGDLYAVHGPNPCGHCNYCRTGHDNLCNDPSRTFIGLGQDGAYAEYLKVPARNIVKVPKGISPEIAAVATDAVLTPYHAIKTKGGVGLGSKVLAIGLGGLGMNGVQIALALGAEVTAVDLKDANLEMAKSFGVQNVLNSKQISSLQPLSFDVVVDFVGLESTFKDAQNFVKPGGTILLIGLGSAQVPLTTATAITFETKVQASFWGTHVEMQELYELIEQGKIKPQVQTAPMKEVNHWLHELEAGRIKSRMALLP; this is encoded by the coding sequence ATGTTCGCCGCAAGATACGTTCCTGGAAAAAAAGAGCTTTCCCTTGTTGATATTCCCAAACCAACTCCGGGCCCTTTGGATGTTATTTTAAAAATCCGTGCGGCAGGCATTTGCCATTCCGACCTGCACGTCCTGCATGGTGAAGTTCCTTACAAAGAAACTTTCACCATGGGCCATGAAGCCTGCGGTGAAGTCGTGGAAAAAGGTTCGGAAGTCACTGAGAACTACTCTGCAGGGGACCTTTACGCCGTCCACGGCCCGAACCCTTGCGGTCATTGCAACTATTGCCGCACCGGTCACGACAATCTGTGCAACGATCCCAGCAGAACTTTCATCGGCCTGGGACAAGATGGCGCCTATGCGGAATATCTGAAAGTTCCCGCACGCAACATCGTGAAGGTGCCCAAAGGCATCAGCCCCGAAATCGCGGCTGTTGCCACCGACGCGGTACTGACTCCTTATCATGCCATCAAAACCAAAGGTGGCGTGGGCTTGGGATCCAAAGTGCTGGCGATCGGTTTGGGCGGTCTGGGGATGAACGGCGTTCAGATTGCTCTGGCTTTGGGTGCGGAAGTAACAGCGGTGGATTTAAAAGATGCGAATCTGGAGATGGCCAAATCTTTTGGCGTGCAGAATGTTTTAAACTCCAAACAGATCTCTTCGCTGCAACCCCTGTCCTTTGATGTGGTCGTTGATTTTGTGGGACTGGAGTCCACGTTTAAAGATGCTCAGAACTTTGTAAAACCCGGCGGCACCATTCTGCTGATCGGTTTGGGTTCGGCACAAGTGCCCTTGACGACAGCGACAGCCATCACCTTTGAAACCAAGGTGCAGGCGTCTTTCTGGGGGACTCACGTTGAAATGCAGGAACTTTACGAGCTGATTGAGCAGGGAAAGATCAAACCTCAGGTTCAGACCGCTCCCATGAAAGAAGTCAATCACTGGCTGCATGAGCTGGAAGCCGGACGAATCAAGTCCCGCATGGCCCTGCTGCCATAG
- a CDS encoding DUF346 domain-containing protein, translating to MRFKIISLFATLLLSSFSAHGYVPNSPLTTNDPSFGLTEKINPAGWSDWITIGGIGTSDPASCSMSGFRNIVFVKGTDNALWSRYWNGASWSEWFSLGGVLTSSPAAACQGEQIYVFARGTDNALWARYWWGSQWSEWISIGGVLTSGPAVTSWEFGRVDVFVRGTDNALWHKWFASGAWSEWESLGGVLTSDPAAASWSAGRIDVFVRGTDNALWHKWFAGGWSGWESLGGILTSDPDVAAWGPDRLDIFVRGTDNALWHLWWDGKWNSWESLGGVLTSGPGAAALAPGYLVIYVKGTDQAIWFKVFTP from the coding sequence ATGCGTTTCAAAATAATTTCACTTTTTGCGACGTTGTTGTTGTCTTCATTCTCGGCCCACGGGTACGTGCCCAACTCGCCTCTCACAACAAATGATCCTTCATTCGGCCTGACGGAAAAAATCAATCCCGCCGGGTGGTCCGATTGGATCACTATCGGTGGAATTGGCACTTCCGATCCGGCCAGTTGCTCCATGTCGGGTTTTCGCAACATCGTGTTTGTAAAAGGCACCGACAATGCACTGTGGTCGCGCTATTGGAATGGCGCCAGTTGGTCAGAATGGTTTTCTTTAGGGGGCGTACTGACATCATCTCCGGCAGCAGCCTGCCAAGGTGAACAGATCTATGTCTTTGCCCGAGGCACTGACAACGCCCTTTGGGCCCGTTACTGGTGGGGCTCCCAATGGAGTGAATGGATCAGCATTGGTGGCGTGCTGACGTCCGGGCCCGCCGTGACTTCTTGGGAGTTTGGCCGGGTGGATGTGTTTGTACGAGGGACTGACAATGCTCTCTGGCACAAGTGGTTCGCCAGTGGTGCATGGTCCGAATGGGAATCCTTGGGCGGCGTTCTGACTTCGGATCCCGCGGCAGCCTCCTGGTCTGCGGGAAGAATCGACGTCTTTGTTCGCGGCACTGACAATGCTCTCTGGCACAAGTGGTTTGCTGGTGGCTGGTCAGGATGGGAGTCTCTGGGTGGCATTCTGACTTCGGATCCTGATGTGGCTGCCTGGGGCCCGGATCGTCTGGATATCTTCGTGCGTGGCACAGACAATGCTTTATGGCACCTGTGGTGGGATGGAAAGTGGAACTCATGGGAATCCTTGGGAGGAGTTTTAACCTCCGGTCCCGGAGCCGCCGCCCTGGCGCCGGGATATTTGGTCATCTATGTGAAAGGCACCGATCAGGCGATTTGGTTTAAGGTGTTTACGCCTTAA
- a CDS encoding RluA family pseudouridine synthase, which yields MKKIPKKHQPRGFEILHEDLDVIVGNKAPGVLTVAAKWDRENTIHNLLNLYVRKGNPRSNKCVYVVHRLDQATTGVLIFAKTQQVQQFLKDDWKSTIKTYYAIVHGKMPKKSGTISSYLEEDENYVVHSSKDSDKGKLAITEYEVLKETEKFSLLKINLLTGKKNQIRVHLAGEGHPIVGDPKYGKASTNFKELRLHSASLEFTHPHNKKRITIKAPVPNYFRTLIDYEY from the coding sequence ATGAAAAAGATCCCTAAAAAACATCAACCCCGCGGCTTTGAAATTCTTCATGAAGACCTGGATGTCATCGTGGGTAACAAGGCTCCGGGGGTTCTGACTGTGGCAGCCAAGTGGGACCGTGAAAACACGATTCACAATCTGCTGAATCTGTATGTCCGTAAAGGCAATCCCCGCTCCAACAAATGTGTTTATGTTGTGCATCGTCTGGATCAGGCCACCACGGGGGTTTTGATCTTTGCAAAAACCCAACAGGTTCAGCAATTTCTAAAGGACGACTGGAAGTCCACGATCAAGACTTACTACGCCATTGTTCACGGTAAAATGCCGAAAAAAAGCGGCACCATCAGCAGCTATTTGGAAGAGGATGAAAACTATGTTGTTCATTCCAGCAAGGATTCCGACAAAGGAAAGCTTGCCATTACCGAATATGAAGTTTTGAAAGAAACTGAGAAATTCAGTCTTTTGAAGATCAACCTGCTGACCGGCAAGAAAAACCAGATCCGTGTGCATCTTGCCGGTGAAGGGCACCCGATCGTCGGTGATCCCAAGTACGGAAAAGCCTCTACCAATTTCAAAGAACTGCGCCTGCATTCCGCCAGTCTTGAGTTCACGCATCCGCACAATAAAAAGCGCATCACCATCAAGGCTCCTGTCCCGAATTATTTCCGCACACTCATTGATTACGAATATTAA
- a CDS encoding helix-turn-helix domain-containing protein has translation MAKFLKEKRIDAALTQLEVGQRLGFHKSQFISSLERGTSRPPVMVLKRMCEIYRVSEEEMRRAYLENAVEEAEVKAVKAWNSES, from the coding sequence ATGGCGAAGTTTCTCAAGGAGAAAAGAATAGATGCAGCTTTGACTCAACTGGAAGTGGGGCAGCGCCTCGGCTTTCACAAATCGCAGTTCATTTCCAGCCTGGAAAGAGGCACCAGCAGGCCGCCGGTGATGGTTTTAAAAAGAATGTGTGAAATCTACCGTGTTTCTGAAGAAGAGATGCGGCGGGCTTACTTGGAAAATGCCGTGGAAGAAGCAGAAGTCAAGGCCGTCAAAGCCTGGAACTCTGAATCTTAA
- a CDS encoding helix-turn-helix domain-containing protein, giving the protein MSIGKFLRDKRANAALTQLEVGRRLGFHKSQFISSMERGTSRPPIQVLKRMCAIYRISEEEMKQVYLSSAVRAAEARALAEWDKASCEL; this is encoded by the coding sequence ATGAGCATCGGAAAGTTTCTTAGAGACAAAAGGGCCAATGCAGCTTTGACTCAACTTGAAGTGGGCCGGCGTTTGGGCTTTCATAAATCGCAGTTTATTTCCAGTATGGAAAGGGGAACGAGTCGGCCTCCGATTCAGGTTTTGAAACGGATGTGCGCAATCTATCGGATCTCTGAAGAAGAAATGAAGCAAGTTTATTTGAGTAGTGCCGTCCGCGCCGCCGAAGCCCGGGCTCTTGCCGAGTGGGATAAAGCCAGCTGTGAACTATAG
- a CDS encoding nitric-oxide reductase large subunit, which produces MSSMKKLWIAFGVVVGTSFAVLLFYGVEIYREAPPIPDNVVTSAGETLFTGEDILNGQNVWQSMGGQEVGSIWGHGAYVAPDWTADWLHREAVFILDRWSNAEFGKSYESLGEEQKSALVARLKKEMRTNTYSKESGVLTVSAVRKDAMDANNAHYRSLFMDDPELKNLREAYAIPANSIRDQDRMRQMNAFFFWASWAAVTERPGHSITYTNNWPPDKLIGNEPTGSMLLWTGFSVIILLAGVGALALYYAAQREEEPSSVSLPEKDPLLGLNPTPSMSATLKYFWVVTALIVVQVILGAVAAHYAVEGDGFYGIPLSDFLPYSVTRTWHVQMGIFWIATSWLATGLFIGPAISEYEPKFQRFGVNFLFIALLVIVVGSMAGQWFGVMQKLDLVQNFWFGHQGYEYVDLGRFWQAFLLIGLFLWLFLMVRSVWPAFKKAQESRHLLALFLISCAAIALFYGAGMMWGRHTNLAVAEYWRWWVVHLWVEGFFEVFATVVIAFLFVRMGLVNVKLASSTVLFSTVIFLFGGILGTFHHLYFTGTPTAVLALGASFSALECVPLVLMGFEAYHNLKLGKSTEWLKAYKWPIYCFVSVAFWNFLGAGIFGFLINPPIALYYMQGLNTTPLHGHTALFGVYGMLGIGLMLFVLKGLAARNEWRDGVIGFAFWSINIGLLLMALLSLLPLGLLQTMASVEHGLWYARSAEFMQTDLLDIIRWLRVIGDTVFALGALALGWFVIGLKTGHSLKKTVDLSQTTYPSSAPKKR; this is translated from the coding sequence ATGAGCAGCATGAAAAAACTTTGGATCGCGTTCGGTGTAGTGGTTGGGACCTCTTTTGCGGTCTTACTTTTCTACGGTGTTGAGATCTATCGGGAAGCACCACCGATTCCTGATAACGTCGTCACATCTGCCGGTGAGACCTTATTCACCGGCGAAGACATTTTAAATGGCCAAAACGTCTGGCAGTCCATGGGCGGGCAGGAGGTCGGATCGATTTGGGGTCATGGTGCTTATGTGGCGCCGGATTGGACGGCCGACTGGCTTCACCGCGAAGCTGTTTTTATTTTAGACAGATGGTCCAATGCCGAGTTCGGTAAATCCTACGAGAGTTTGGGCGAGGAACAAAAGTCTGCTTTGGTGGCGCGCTTGAAAAAAGAAATGCGCACCAACACCTATAGCAAAGAAAGCGGTGTGCTGACGGTCTCTGCCGTTCGCAAAGATGCGATGGATGCAAACAATGCGCACTATCGCTCTTTGTTCATGGATGATCCAGAACTAAAGAATTTGCGCGAAGCGTATGCCATTCCCGCAAATTCAATCCGCGATCAGGATCGAATGCGCCAGATGAATGCCTTTTTCTTCTGGGCTTCCTGGGCGGCGGTCACCGAGCGTCCTGGTCACAGCATCACATATACCAACAACTGGCCTCCGGACAAATTGATTGGCAATGAACCGACGGGTTCGATGCTGCTCTGGACCGGGTTCAGCGTCATTATTTTGCTCGCAGGTGTTGGAGCCTTGGCGCTTTACTATGCGGCTCAACGTGAAGAAGAGCCCAGCTCCGTAAGTTTGCCGGAAAAAGATCCTTTGCTGGGACTTAATCCCACGCCGTCGATGTCGGCAACCTTGAAGTACTTTTGGGTGGTGACCGCCCTGATTGTGGTGCAGGTGATTCTGGGTGCGGTGGCCGCCCACTATGCGGTGGAAGGTGACGGTTTTTATGGCATCCCTCTGTCCGATTTCCTGCCATATTCCGTGACACGCACCTGGCACGTGCAAATGGGTATTTTCTGGATCGCAACTTCGTGGCTGGCTACGGGATTATTTATTGGTCCGGCGATCTCAGAGTATGAACCCAAGTTCCAGAGATTCGGGGTGAATTTCCTTTTCATTGCTTTGCTGGTGATTGTCGTAGGTTCCATGGCGGGACAATGGTTCGGGGTCATGCAGAAGCTGGATCTGGTGCAGAACTTCTGGTTCGGACACCAAGGGTATGAATATGTGGATCTGGGGCGCTTTTGGCAGGCATTCCTGCTGATTGGCCTGTTCTTATGGTTGTTCCTGATGGTGCGCTCGGTTTGGCCGGCGTTCAAAAAGGCGCAAGAGTCTCGGCACTTGCTGGCGCTGTTCCTGATATCCTGTGCCGCCATTGCGTTGTTCTATGGTGCAGGCATGATGTGGGGCCGTCATACAAATCTAGCAGTGGCCGAGTACTGGAGATGGTGGGTCGTACATTTGTGGGTTGAGGGCTTCTTTGAGGTCTTTGCAACTGTCGTCATTGCTTTTCTGTTTGTGCGAATGGGATTGGTCAACGTCAAGCTGGCGTCCAGCACGGTTCTGTTCTCAACAGTGATCTTTCTGTTCGGGGGCATTCTGGGGACCTTCCACCATTTGTACTTTACCGGAACTCCCACGGCAGTGCTGGCGCTCGGAGCCTCTTTCAGTGCGCTGGAATGTGTGCCGTTGGTGCTGATGGGTTTTGAGGCATATCACAATCTGAAGCTGGGTAAATCGACGGAATGGTTAAAGGCCTACAAGTGGCCCATCTATTGCTTCGTATCAGTGGCGTTCTGGAATTTCCTGGGGGCTGGTATCTTTGGCTTCTTGATCAATCCGCCCATTGCCCTTTATTATATGCAAGGGTTGAACACGACTCCACTGCATGGGCACACCGCTTTGTTCGGGGTTTACGGCATGCTGGGAATCGGGCTGATGCTGTTTGTTCTAAAAGGTCTTGCCGCGCGAAACGAGTGGCGCGACGGTGTTATTGGCTTTGCATTCTGGAGCATCAATATTGGATTGCTACTAATGGCGCTGTTAAGTTTGTTGCCTCTGGGTCTGCTGCAGACAATGGCCAGTGTGGAGCACGGGCTTTGGTATGCTAGGTCGGCAGAATTCATGCAGACGGACCTGTTGGACATCATTCGTTGGCTGCGAGTCATCGGGGATACTGTCTTTGCATTGGGCGCCCTGGCTTTGGGGTGGTTTGTAATTGGTCTAAAAACCGGACATTCCCTGAAAAAGACGGTGGATCTTTCCCAGACAACCTATCCAAGTTCCGCTCCGAAAAAACGATAA
- a CDS encoding response regulator transcription factor: MSYRFLLLEDDPEIAAIVLQGLFAEGYEGEWVPNGERALDRCQSQKYDLMISDILMQGMSGLEVVRRAKTLQPDLPVIFLSALSADEERILGLSCGDDYLCKPFSVAELQIRIRKILQPRDSSAVLTYGNLKLDRLKRKVVCGTELVDMQEREFKLLDLFISNPHRIISREHILREICGYNHFPSTNVLDVLICRLREKISAGTGRVSIRTVRGVGYKIHLEAV, encoded by the coding sequence ATGTCTTATCGATTTCTATTGCTTGAAGATGATCCTGAGATTGCCGCTATCGTTCTGCAGGGGCTGTTTGCGGAAGGTTATGAAGGGGAGTGGGTGCCCAACGGAGAGCGCGCGCTGGACCGTTGTCAGAGTCAGAAATATGATCTTATGATTTCTGATATTTTGATGCAGGGGATGAGCGGACTGGAAGTGGTTCGTCGTGCAAAGACCCTTCAGCCGGATCTTCCTGTTATCTTTCTAAGCGCCCTCAGTGCTGATGAGGAACGCATTTTGGGGCTGTCTTGTGGGGATGACTATTTGTGCAAGCCTTTTTCTGTGGCCGAGTTGCAGATTCGCATCCGCAAGATTCTTCAGCCCAGGGACAGTTCCGCGGTTTTGACATACGGAAATCTGAAGCTGGACCGATTGAAGCGGAAAGTGGTGTGCGGCACCGAGCTGGTTGATATGCAAGAGCGTGAATTTAAGCTCTTGGATTTGTTCATCTCCAATCCTCATCGCATTATCAGTCGGGAGCATATTCTGCGGGAAATTTGCGGGTACAATCATTTTCCAAGCACAAATGTTCTGGATGTCCTGATTTGCCGGCTGCGGGAAAAGATCTCTGCGGGGACCGGGCGGGTTTCGATCCGCACCGTACGCGGAGTCGGCTATAAAATTCACCTTGAAGCGGTGTAA